The Leguminivora glycinivorella isolate SPB_JAAS2020 chromosome 1, LegGlyc_1.1, whole genome shotgun sequence genome includes a region encoding these proteins:
- the LOC125226023 gene encoding ATP-binding cassette subfamily G member 4 isoform X2, producing the protein MDNVLIVNNLRKGSLKVAITPLQHKTLTHLPKRPPVDLAFEDLTYRVQEGRKSNVKTILKSVSGRLRSGELTAIMGPSGAGKSTLLNILTGYKTSGMEGSITVNGMERNLSSFRKLSCYIMQDNQLHGNLTVEEAMAVATALKLPSATSRADKSEVIQEILETLGLAEHHKTMTSNLSGGQKKRLSIALELVNNPPIMFFDEPTSGLDSSSCFQCISLLKTLASGGRTIICTIHQPSARLFEMFDHLYTLADGQCVYQGSTGKLVSWLGSLDLQCPSYHNPASFIIEVSCGEYGDHTGKLVRAIDNGKHDIRNGQPFPEAKLPNLNNKEDMANSLNAEWNKNDLSQVQEKFREEKSNGSNGAGAGHLQNGILQYAANEIGKGKGEPLVVQMELEKQDNTEAALLGGDLSPRRYATSELTQFWVVLKRTLLFSRRDWTLMYLRLFAHVLVGLLIGALYYNIGNDGAKVLSNLGFLFFNMLFLMYTSMTITILSFPLEMPVLVKEHFNRWYSLRSYYLAITVSDIPFQAIFCVIYVVIVYLLTSQPLEWFRFSMFLTSCLLISFVAQSVGLVVGAAMNVQNGVFLAPVMSVPFLLFSGFFVSFNAIPVYLRWITYLSYIRYGFEGTALATYSFDREKLKCTQSYCHFKNPKTTLEELDMLDADIWLDVAALCAIFLVLRISAFLFLRWKLKSTR; encoded by the exons ATGTGAAGACAATCCTGAAGTCTGTGTCGGGGCGGCTGCGGTCGGGCGAGCTGACGGCCATCATGGGACCGTCCGGCGCCGGCAAGTCCACGCTGCTCAACATACTCACAGGATACAA GACGTCAGGAATGGAAGGCAGTATCACAGTGAACGGCATGGAGCGGAACCTATCGAGCTTCCGCAAGCTGTCGTGCTACATCATGCAAGACAACCAGCTGCACGGCAACCTGACCGTCGAGGAGGCTATGGCGGTCGCCACCGCGCTCAAGCTGCCTTCTGCCACTTCTAGGGCTGACAAATCCGAAGTG ATCCAAGAGATCCTCGAGACGCTCGGTCTGGCGGAGCACCACAAGACCATGACATCGAATCTCTCCGGAGGACAGAAGAAGCGTCTCTCCATCGCCCTGGAGCTGGTCAACAACCCGCCCATCATGTTCTTCGACGAGCCCACCTCGGGCCTCGACAGCTCCTCGTGTTTCCAATGCATATCCCTGCTCAAGACGCTGGCGAGCGGAGGCAGAACTATTATATGCACGATCCATCAGCCGTCCGCTAGACTGTTTGAAATGTTTGATCACCTGTACACTCTGGCCGATGGACAATGCGTGTATCAGGGTAGCACGGGGAAATTAG TGTCATGGCTAGGCAGTCTGGACCTGCAGTGCCCGTCGTACCACAACCCCGCGTCGTTCATCATCGAGGTGTCGTGCGGCGAGTACGGCGACCACACCGGCAAGCTCGTGCGCGCCATCGACAACGGCAAACACGACATCAG GAACGGCCAACCCTTCCCTGAAGCGAAACTTCCCAACCTCAACAACAAAGAAGACATGGCGAACTCTCTCAACGCGGAGTGGAACAAGAACGACCTGTCCCAAGTGCAAGAGAAGTTCAGAGAGGAGAAATCCAACGGGTCCAACGGCGCCGGCGCGGGGCACTTGCAGAACGGGATCTTGCAGTACGCGGCTAATGAGATCGGTAAAGGAAAAG GCGAACCGCTGGTAGTACAGATGGAGCTGGAGAAACAGGATAACACGGAAGCGGCGCTGCTGGGCGGCGACTTGTCCCCGCGCCGCTACGCCACGTCCGAGCTCACGCAGTTCTGGGTCGTGCTCAAGCGGACGCTGCTCTTCAGTCGTCGAGACTGG ACGCTGATGTACCTGCGTCTGTTCGCGCACGTGCTGGTGGGCCTGCTGATCGGCGCGCTGTACTACAACATCGGCAACGACGGCGCCAAGGTGCTCTCCAACCTCGGCTTCCTGTTCTTCAACATGCTGTTCCTCATGTACACCTCCATGACCATCACCATCCTCAGCT TCCCCCTGGAGATGCCCGTGCTAGTGAAAGAGCATTTTAATCGCTGGTACTCGCTGCGCTCCTATTACCTGGCCATCACTGTCTCCGATATACCATTCCAG GCAATATTCTGCGTGATCTACGTGGTGATAGTGTACCTGCTGACGTCGCAGCCGCTGGAGTGGTTCCGCTTCTCCATGTTCCTGACGTCGTGCCTGCTCATCTCCTTCGTGGCGCAGAGCGTGGGGCTCGTGGTCGGCGCCGCTATGAACGTGCAG AACGGCGTGTTCCTGGCTCCGGTCATGTCGGTGCCGTTCCTGCTGTTCAGCGGGTTCTTCGTGTCGTTTAATGCTATCCCCGTGTACCTGCGCTGGATCACATATCTCTCATACATCCGATACGGTTTTGAGGGCACCGCGTTAGCGACCTATTCCTTCGACCGGGAGAAGCTCAAGTGCACTCAG TCGTACTGCCACTTCAAGAACCCCAAGACGACGCTGGAGGAGCTGGACATGCTGGACGCGGACATCTGGCTGGACGTGGCGGCGCTGTGCGCCATCTTCCTCGTGCTGCGCATCTCCGCCTTCCTCTTCCTGCGCTGGAAGCTCAAGTCCACCAGATAA
- the LOC125226023 gene encoding ATP-binding cassette subfamily G member 4 isoform X1, with translation MKVDKELCVAGPETVPIISDRKGSLKVAITPLQHKTLTHLPKRPPVDLAFEDLTYRVQEGRKSNVKTILKSVSGRLRSGELTAIMGPSGAGKSTLLNILTGYKTSGMEGSITVNGMERNLSSFRKLSCYIMQDNQLHGNLTVEEAMAVATALKLPSATSRADKSEVIQEILETLGLAEHHKTMTSNLSGGQKKRLSIALELVNNPPIMFFDEPTSGLDSSSCFQCISLLKTLASGGRTIICTIHQPSARLFEMFDHLYTLADGQCVYQGSTGKLVSWLGSLDLQCPSYHNPASFIIEVSCGEYGDHTGKLVRAIDNGKHDIRNGQPFPEAKLPNLNNKEDMANSLNAEWNKNDLSQVQEKFREEKSNGSNGAGAGHLQNGILQYAANEIGKGKGEPLVVQMELEKQDNTEAALLGGDLSPRRYATSELTQFWVVLKRTLLFSRRDWTLMYLRLFAHVLVGLLIGALYYNIGNDGAKVLSNLGFLFFNMLFLMYTSMTITILSFPLEMPVLVKEHFNRWYSLRSYYLAITVSDIPFQAIFCVIYVVIVYLLTSQPLEWFRFSMFLTSCLLISFVAQSVGLVVGAAMNVQNGVFLAPVMSVPFLLFSGFFVSFNAIPVYLRWITYLSYIRYGFEGTALATYSFDREKLKCTQSYCHFKNPKTTLEELDMLDADIWLDVAALCAIFLVLRISAFLFLRWKLKSTR, from the exons ATGTGAAGACAATCCTGAAGTCTGTGTCGGGGCGGCTGCGGTCGGGCGAGCTGACGGCCATCATGGGACCGTCCGGCGCCGGCAAGTCCACGCTGCTCAACATACTCACAGGATACAA GACGTCAGGAATGGAAGGCAGTATCACAGTGAACGGCATGGAGCGGAACCTATCGAGCTTCCGCAAGCTGTCGTGCTACATCATGCAAGACAACCAGCTGCACGGCAACCTGACCGTCGAGGAGGCTATGGCGGTCGCCACCGCGCTCAAGCTGCCTTCTGCCACTTCTAGGGCTGACAAATCCGAAGTG ATCCAAGAGATCCTCGAGACGCTCGGTCTGGCGGAGCACCACAAGACCATGACATCGAATCTCTCCGGAGGACAGAAGAAGCGTCTCTCCATCGCCCTGGAGCTGGTCAACAACCCGCCCATCATGTTCTTCGACGAGCCCACCTCGGGCCTCGACAGCTCCTCGTGTTTCCAATGCATATCCCTGCTCAAGACGCTGGCGAGCGGAGGCAGAACTATTATATGCACGATCCATCAGCCGTCCGCTAGACTGTTTGAAATGTTTGATCACCTGTACACTCTGGCCGATGGACAATGCGTGTATCAGGGTAGCACGGGGAAATTAG TGTCATGGCTAGGCAGTCTGGACCTGCAGTGCCCGTCGTACCACAACCCCGCGTCGTTCATCATCGAGGTGTCGTGCGGCGAGTACGGCGACCACACCGGCAAGCTCGTGCGCGCCATCGACAACGGCAAACACGACATCAG GAACGGCCAACCCTTCCCTGAAGCGAAACTTCCCAACCTCAACAACAAAGAAGACATGGCGAACTCTCTCAACGCGGAGTGGAACAAGAACGACCTGTCCCAAGTGCAAGAGAAGTTCAGAGAGGAGAAATCCAACGGGTCCAACGGCGCCGGCGCGGGGCACTTGCAGAACGGGATCTTGCAGTACGCGGCTAATGAGATCGGTAAAGGAAAAG GCGAACCGCTGGTAGTACAGATGGAGCTGGAGAAACAGGATAACACGGAAGCGGCGCTGCTGGGCGGCGACTTGTCCCCGCGCCGCTACGCCACGTCCGAGCTCACGCAGTTCTGGGTCGTGCTCAAGCGGACGCTGCTCTTCAGTCGTCGAGACTGG ACGCTGATGTACCTGCGTCTGTTCGCGCACGTGCTGGTGGGCCTGCTGATCGGCGCGCTGTACTACAACATCGGCAACGACGGCGCCAAGGTGCTCTCCAACCTCGGCTTCCTGTTCTTCAACATGCTGTTCCTCATGTACACCTCCATGACCATCACCATCCTCAGCT TCCCCCTGGAGATGCCCGTGCTAGTGAAAGAGCATTTTAATCGCTGGTACTCGCTGCGCTCCTATTACCTGGCCATCACTGTCTCCGATATACCATTCCAG GCAATATTCTGCGTGATCTACGTGGTGATAGTGTACCTGCTGACGTCGCAGCCGCTGGAGTGGTTCCGCTTCTCCATGTTCCTGACGTCGTGCCTGCTCATCTCCTTCGTGGCGCAGAGCGTGGGGCTCGTGGTCGGCGCCGCTATGAACGTGCAG AACGGCGTGTTCCTGGCTCCGGTCATGTCGGTGCCGTTCCTGCTGTTCAGCGGGTTCTTCGTGTCGTTTAATGCTATCCCCGTGTACCTGCGCTGGATCACATATCTCTCATACATCCGATACGGTTTTGAGGGCACCGCGTTAGCGACCTATTCCTTCGACCGGGAGAAGCTCAAGTGCACTCAG TCGTACTGCCACTTCAAGAACCCCAAGACGACGCTGGAGGAGCTGGACATGCTGGACGCGGACATCTGGCTGGACGTGGCGGCGCTGTGCGCCATCTTCCTCGTGCTGCGCATCTCCGCCTTCCTCTTCCTGCGCTGGAAGCTCAAGTCCACCAGATAA